A DNA window from Thermoanaerobaculales bacterium contains the following coding sequences:
- a CDS encoding RHS repeat-associated core domain-containing protein: MPSPKYYRILTEDTRSIYFRELQAGSGGFLQVWPSNGPIGTLTRDGNLYTYTEADGDFLRVFDSSLNGHLVSITYAQTGKTVEIEYGLDGFPASVSDADGNWSWDIDEGPTGRIGSIAAGDVTWTYQYTAGATGDVLDEVRVGGAVWRSYEYDAGDRLTAVEDGVGRLIVQATYIASGDFAGCVESSTDRTTKIVDIQYPVEVDEETGEYIVQVTNDSGVSTEYYIRPVHGGPDKVTMVRGDCSGCGDGEFAALAYGPDGRLVRKQDSLGAVTEWTYDYMGRVSQVTTGNTLDPSDCDPNVQSYCYATTVDALMDAVLVSDGATSTSYAYCDNTWKYRPTSVCRSSVVEEGETACISYVYDAETGVAISTTVSGWTVDVTQNPLHEDRPSTVTLYSGQNAVFSPVAEAAAVDVFDLAFVEAWLSHPQPLDLPMQTDGPLQEPELDITQYVYYPIDGSVPPVLRGRLAAEKSPTGEVSFFDAYDASGRVVRAIDPRGVKTEYSYDVLGRVLTETVLPNCNSDFGFNLDSLCSEPLVMTYEYESTTGPLSTVTRPSGLSVTSHSYDDWGRLTWIGRGPSIMDIKELIVRSYDPDQWGQVESELLKQVAGNTELTRRKTDYEHDGFGRLYRTAYPRYLGDPSPPFDEYSYDAAGNVLTFKDGNHDSESPNVEYEYDVRGRLTTVLSMVDASTWAETRYEYDANGNLQAVIDANDLRTEYSIDDFGQTYLIDSPATGTTMLSYDLAGRLATGEDARGMEEQRSYDASGRLTLAEFDIEGGTHEETAFGYQKGYPTSASASYPGANTVIQTQVFDRRGLTLRSVQTQDDTETVSFSYDPDGNLLSRARGACEKVEHLVDWAGRPNRITVRPSGCSASKKVADNVSYLPFGPPTIVQRMQGLQYSLGEELQYDLQYRLISQAFKRYGTGAVTLLERRYGVPEAYDGYDGAGNLLSVTDVVMPARTRTFGYDDMGRLVSAVTPGALGVIEYEYDLVGNRTRREYGPVGQRSYEDYHYNAASGLLASVDEVPWGGRPESYLTTHDAVGNLIAETRGVPQAYAFSPRNQLVSHNSGLQYSYDAYGRRVRSKRPVGGLLRTVRHYLLPDGRPYLDKPITPKPVPPQWSYAYLGDRLLARFDNAGNIEHMVTDHIGYPMATISYTGTIQWQPDPEPFGDVYAEQQVGPGHDPLIRYPGQWRVDPVLSTTEPAFTTLYYNTHRWYNPTWGRYTQSDLIGLAGGMNLFRYAYNSPLSSFDPVGLSVKTPNCDAFKPDDPECCSQKAVHAAADSVNRNIGRMARGEEPTGIIGGSHVIPLNPCSDNPEFLCPSPRTPRHFNPYIPDGIDPCVGYCSCIHELVHFLETRRWPWNPLHPEWGWDAAFNIYYEEPAYDQQLDCLLSFL, from the coding sequence ATGCCAAGCCCGAAGTACTACCGTATCCTCACCGAAGACACCCGGTCCATCTACTTCCGCGAGCTGCAGGCCGGGAGTGGCGGTTTCCTCCAGGTCTGGCCGTCGAATGGGCCCATTGGCACACTGACGCGGGACGGCAATCTGTACACGTACACGGAGGCCGATGGCGACTTCCTCCGAGTGTTCGACTCGTCCCTGAATGGCCACCTCGTCTCGATCACTTACGCCCAGACGGGTAAGACCGTGGAGATAGAGTACGGCCTCGATGGTTTCCCGGCGTCGGTGTCCGACGCGGATGGCAATTGGTCGTGGGACATCGATGAAGGCCCGACTGGCAGGATCGGCTCGATCGCCGCAGGCGACGTGACGTGGACCTACCAGTACACAGCTGGAGCCACTGGCGACGTGCTGGACGAGGTCCGTGTCGGAGGAGCTGTCTGGCGCAGCTACGAGTACGACGCGGGCGATCGTCTGACAGCTGTAGAAGACGGCGTAGGGCGCCTCATCGTTCAGGCGACGTACATCGCCTCCGGCGACTTCGCTGGATGTGTGGAGTCCTCGACCGACCGGACCACCAAGATCGTCGACATTCAGTACCCCGTCGAAGTCGACGAGGAGACCGGCGAGTACATCGTTCAGGTGACTAACGACAGCGGCGTTTCGACCGAGTACTACATCCGGCCGGTCCACGGGGGTCCCGACAAGGTCACCATGGTTCGCGGAGACTGCTCGGGCTGCGGCGATGGCGAGTTTGCCGCCCTGGCATACGGGCCGGATGGGAGGCTGGTTCGCAAGCAGGACTCGCTCGGGGCCGTTACCGAGTGGACCTACGACTACATGGGTCGGGTTTCTCAGGTGACGACCGGGAACACCCTGGACCCCAGCGATTGTGACCCCAACGTGCAGAGCTACTGCTACGCCACGACGGTGGATGCCCTCATGGATGCCGTGCTGGTCTCCGATGGCGCCACGTCCACCTCGTACGCCTACTGTGACAACACGTGGAAGTACCGGCCGACATCGGTTTGCCGATCGAGCGTCGTCGAGGAGGGTGAGACCGCGTGCATCTCGTATGTCTACGACGCGGAGACGGGCGTAGCGATCTCCACGACGGTCTCGGGCTGGACCGTCGATGTGACCCAGAATCCGTTGCACGAGGATCGGCCTTCGACCGTAACACTCTACTCTGGGCAGAACGCGGTGTTCAGTCCGGTGGCCGAAGCGGCGGCCGTGGACGTCTTCGACCTGGCATTCGTGGAAGCGTGGTTGAGCCATCCGCAGCCCCTCGACCTCCCGATGCAAACCGACGGGCCCCTGCAAGAGCCCGAGCTCGACATCACCCAGTACGTCTACTACCCGATCGACGGAAGTGTGCCGCCTGTGTTGCGCGGCCGGCTCGCGGCCGAGAAATCACCCACCGGCGAAGTCAGCTTCTTCGATGCCTACGACGCCTCTGGGCGCGTAGTCAGGGCGATCGACCCTCGTGGCGTGAAGACCGAGTACAGCTACGACGTGCTGGGCCGAGTGCTCACCGAGACCGTGCTTCCGAACTGCAACTCGGACTTCGGATTCAATCTGGACTCCCTGTGCTCCGAGCCGTTGGTCATGACGTATGAGTACGAGTCGACGACGGGGCCGCTGTCCACGGTGACCCGACCTTCTGGGCTGTCCGTGACGTCGCACAGCTACGATGATTGGGGGAGGCTCACCTGGATCGGGCGCGGGCCGTCGATCATGGACATCAAGGAGCTGATCGTCCGCAGCTATGATCCCGACCAGTGGGGGCAGGTAGAGTCGGAGCTGCTGAAGCAGGTGGCTGGTAACACCGAGTTGACCCGAAGGAAGACTGACTACGAGCACGACGGCTTCGGCCGGCTCTACCGAACGGCCTATCCGCGCTACCTGGGTGACCCCTCCCCTCCCTTCGACGAGTACTCCTACGACGCGGCCGGCAACGTGCTGACCTTCAAGGACGGCAACCACGACAGCGAGAGCCCGAACGTCGAGTACGAGTACGACGTGCGGGGCAGGCTGACGACCGTGCTGTCGATGGTGGATGCGTCGACCTGGGCGGAGACCCGCTACGAGTACGACGCCAACGGCAACCTCCAGGCTGTCATTGACGCGAACGATCTGCGGACCGAGTACTCGATCGACGACTTCGGCCAGACCTACCTGATCGACTCACCGGCAACAGGGACCACCATGCTCAGCTACGACCTGGCGGGGCGCCTTGCGACGGGCGAGGATGCCCGCGGGATGGAGGAGCAGCGGAGCTACGATGCGTCGGGGCGGCTGACACTCGCCGAGTTCGACATCGAGGGTGGGACCCACGAGGAAACCGCGTTTGGCTATCAGAAGGGGTACCCGACCTCGGCGTCGGCCTCGTACCCGGGTGCCAACACGGTCATTCAGACGCAGGTCTTCGACCGTCGTGGCCTCACCCTGCGCTCTGTCCAGACGCAGGACGATACGGAGACGGTGAGCTTCTCCTATGACCCGGACGGGAATCTGCTGTCTCGCGCGCGTGGCGCGTGCGAGAAGGTGGAGCATCTAGTGGACTGGGCCGGCCGTCCGAACCGGATCACGGTACGGCCTTCCGGTTGCAGCGCGTCGAAGAAGGTGGCGGACAATGTGAGCTACCTTCCGTTCGGGCCGCCGACGATCGTCCAGCGGATGCAGGGGTTGCAGTACTCTCTTGGAGAGGAGCTCCAGTACGACTTGCAGTACCGGCTGATCTCGCAGGCGTTCAAGCGGTACGGCACCGGTGCGGTCACGCTCCTCGAGCGCAGGTATGGGGTGCCCGAGGCCTACGATGGCTACGACGGCGCCGGCAATCTACTCTCCGTGACCGACGTTGTGATGCCGGCGCGCACCAGGACCTTCGGGTACGACGACATGGGGCGGCTGGTCAGCGCCGTCACGCCAGGGGCCCTGGGAGTGATCGAGTACGAGTACGACCTGGTGGGCAACCGGACGCGCCGGGAGTACGGCCCGGTTGGGCAGCGCAGCTACGAGGACTACCACTACAACGCTGCGAGCGGGCTGCTCGCGAGCGTCGATGAGGTGCCCTGGGGAGGCAGGCCGGAGTCCTACCTCACCACCCACGACGCGGTCGGCAACCTGATCGCTGAGACCAGGGGCGTGCCGCAGGCCTACGCCTTCAGCCCCCGCAACCAGCTCGTCTCCCACAACTCGGGCCTGCAGTACAGCTACGACGCGTACGGCCGGCGGGTCAGATCGAAGCGGCCGGTCGGGGGCCTCCTGCGCACCGTGAGGCACTACCTGCTGCCGGACGGCAGGCCGTACCTCGACAAGCCGATAACCCCCAAGCCGGTGCCGCCGCAGTGGTCGTACGCCTATCTCGGCGACCGGCTGCTGGCGCGCTTCGACAACGCCGGCAACATCGAGCACATGGTGACCGACCACATCGGCTACCCGATGGCGACGATCTCGTACACCGGTACGATCCAGTGGCAGCCGGACCCGGAGCCGTTCGGGGATGTGTATGCGGAGCAGCAAGTGGGACCGGGTCACGACCCCCTCATCCGCTACCCCGGGCAGTGGCGGGTGGATCCGGTCCTCAGCACGACCGAGCCGGCCTTCACCACCCTCTACTACAACACCCACCGCTGGTACAACCCGACCTGGGGTCGTTACACCCAAAGTGATCTGATCGGGCTTGCGGGTGGCATGAACCTGTTCAGATACGCCTACAACAGTCCTCTTTCCTCCTTCGACCCGGTGGGTCTAAGTGTTAAGACACCCAACTGTGACGCCTTCAAGCCAGACGACCCGGAATGCTGTAGTCAAAAGGCCGTCCACGCAGCCGCCGATTCCGTGAATCGCAATATAGGACGCATGGCTCGAGGTGAGGAGCCAACTGGCATCATTGGCGGATCTCACGTCATCCCACTCAATCCATGCTCCGACAATCCAGAGTTTCTGTGCCCGAGTCCGCGCACCCCACGTCACTTCAATCCGTACATTCCCGATGGTATTGACCCTTGTGTGGGGTACTGCAGCTGCATTCACGAGCTGGTGCACTTTCTGGAGACAAGGCGCTGGCCATGGAACCCACTACACCCCGAGTGGGGATGGGATGCCGCCTTCAACATCTACTATGAAGAGCCGGCCTATGACCAGCAGCTCGATTGCCTGCTGTCGTTCCTCTGA
- a CDS encoding host attachment protein produces the protein MLGRGVLSRLHTLTQQNTHTLTVYVDIDQNKQSNRKRGYLVQAEAMLKELRVQQGRSQRLDAAAERALDLLRSIKPEGKAALVVVHPDTDLGEIHQIELPFAAAAHWRRGAFLRPIVEAMDENERYGVVLTDNKRARLFTAQMGELTEHEDLLSETGSRVRALGPDQWRAQKRHDSRHQEEVASHAKRAIDALHDLSLRAPFDRLIVAGPPQATGQLVRLLPKRLSGKLVETVTMRVGADRKEVLNKILAVQRRMEREQESKLVEGLLAELHDGGKAVADFASVLDAVNQGRVWKLFYAKGLRKEGGECRECGAYLPHSVGPCVYCDGEVQPLTQVIDRLSQSVMETGGQVEVVDGPAAERMKPLGSIAALLRY, from the coding sequence ATGCTCGGAAGGGGCGTGCTGAGCCGGCTCCACACTCTGACCCAACAGAACACTCACACCCTCACCGTGTACGTCGACATCGACCAGAACAAGCAGTCGAACCGGAAACGCGGCTACCTGGTGCAGGCGGAGGCGATGCTCAAGGAGCTGCGGGTCCAGCAAGGCCGCTCCCAGCGGCTCGACGCCGCCGCCGAGCGGGCCCTCGATCTGCTGCGGTCGATCAAGCCGGAAGGCAAGGCGGCGCTGGTGGTGGTCCATCCCGACACCGACCTCGGTGAGATCCACCAGATCGAGCTGCCGTTCGCGGCGGCGGCGCACTGGCGCCGGGGCGCCTTCCTGCGCCCGATCGTCGAGGCCATGGACGAGAACGAGCGCTACGGCGTGGTCCTCACCGACAACAAGCGGGCGCGTCTGTTCACCGCCCAGATGGGCGAGCTCACGGAGCACGAGGACCTGCTGTCGGAGACCGGGTCGCGGGTCCGCGCCCTCGGCCCGGACCAGTGGCGCGCCCAGAAGCGGCACGACAGCCGGCACCAGGAGGAGGTCGCATCCCACGCCAAGCGGGCGATCGACGCGCTCCACGACCTGTCGCTGCGCGCCCCCTTTGACCGGCTGATCGTGGCCGGCCCGCCACAGGCGACCGGCCAGCTGGTGCGGCTGCTGCCGAAGCGGCTGAGCGGCAAGCTGGTCGAGACCGTGACCATGCGGGTCGGGGCTGACCGCAAGGAGGTGCTCAACAAGATCCTGGCGGTCCAGCGCCGCATGGAGCGGGAGCAGGAGTCGAAGCTGGTCGAGGGCCTGCTGGCCGAGCTCCACGACGGCGGCAAGGCGGTGGCGGACTTCGCGAGCGTGCTCGATGCCGTCAACCAGGGGCGGGTGTGGAAGCTGTTCTACGCCAAGGGCCTGCGCAAGGAGGGCGGGGAGTGCAGGGAGTGTGGCGCCTACCTGCCGCACTCGGTCGGGCCGTGCGTCTACTGCGACGGCGAGGTCCAGCCGCTGACCCAGGTCATCGACCGGCTCTCCCAGTCGGTGATGGAGACGGGCGGACAGGTCGAGGTGGTCGACGGGCCGGCGGCGGAAAGGATGAAGCCGCTGGGGTCGATCGCTGCGCTGCTGCGGTATTAG
- the yedF gene encoding sulfurtransferase-like selenium metabolism protein YedF codes for MREIDVRSLACPGPVLRLREALEAGERQLRLHVADQLARSNVSRFAAARGAEVVVDDPGDGTFVLTITAGSQAGRVGAREQALPSCDLTGDAAAATGARRPQVVQVGGDAMGTGNGELGSLLLRSFLKTQAQLDRKPDTLVFYNSGVKLCCEGSPLLDDLRALEAAGVEVIACGTCLNFFELVDRLAVGRVTDMLEIAGRLAGAGSIVRP; via the coding sequence ATGAGGGAGATCGACGTTCGTTCCCTTGCCTGCCCGGGCCCGGTGCTCCGGCTGCGCGAGGCGCTCGAGGCCGGGGAGCGGCAGCTGAGGCTCCACGTCGCCGACCAGCTGGCGCGCTCCAACGTCAGCCGATTCGCCGCCGCGCGCGGGGCCGAGGTCGTCGTCGACGACCCCGGCGACGGCACGTTCGTGCTGACCATCACCGCCGGATCGCAAGCCGGCCGCGTCGGGGCTCGCGAGCAGGCGCTGCCATCCTGCGACCTGACCGGGGACGCCGCCGCCGCGACCGGAGCGCGCCGGCCCCAGGTCGTCCAGGTCGGCGGCGACGCCATGGGCACCGGGAACGGCGAGCTGGGCTCACTGCTGCTGCGCTCGTTCCTCAAGACCCAGGCCCAGCTCGACCGCAAGCCCGACACCCTGGTCTTCTACAACAGCGGCGTCAAGCTGTGCTGCGAAGGCTCCCCCCTGCTCGACGACCTGCGCGCCCTGGAGGCGGCGGGCGTCGAGGTCATCGCCTGCGGCACCTGCCTCAACTTCTTCGAGCTCGTCGACCGGCTGGCCGTCGGCCGGGTCACCGACATGCTCGAGATCGCCGGCCGGCTCGCCGGAGCGGGCTCGATCGTCCGGCCGTGA
- a CDS encoding isochorismatase family protein codes for MAQTTDLLSRSETVLLVVDVQERINAVMADQGHLPRIAVLVEACALLGVPVLATEQYPKGLGPTVAELGRLLSAPPLVKDTFSCAREPAVLAALKATGRRQALVTGIEAHVCVLQTALDLAAAGFQVHVPHDAVSSRRPADKQWALDRMACAGVTITSTESALFELLERCGSDEFKLVAALVRRLPVAEP; via the coding sequence ATGGCACAGACAACCGACCTTCTCAGTCGCAGCGAGACCGTCCTGCTCGTGGTCGACGTCCAGGAGCGGATCAACGCGGTGATGGCCGACCAGGGTCACCTGCCGCGGATCGCGGTGCTGGTCGAGGCCTGCGCCCTTCTCGGCGTGCCGGTGCTCGCCACCGAGCAGTACCCCAAGGGCCTCGGCCCCACCGTCGCAGAGCTCGGCCGGCTGCTGTCGGCACCGCCCCTGGTCAAGGACACCTTTTCGTGCGCGAGGGAGCCGGCGGTCCTCGCCGCGCTCAAGGCCACGGGCCGCCGCCAGGCGCTCGTCACCGGCATCGAGGCGCACGTCTGCGTCCTCCAGACCGCGCTCGATCTCGCCGCAGCCGGCTTCCAGGTCCACGTGCCGCACGACGCGGTGAGCTCGCGGCGCCCCGCGGACAAGCAGTGGGCGCTCGACCGCATGGCCTGCGCCGGGGTCACCATCACTTCTACTGAGTCGGCGCTGTTCGAGCTGCTCGAGCGCTGCGGCAGCGACGAGTTCAAGCTCGTGGCAGCGCTCGTCAGGCGCCTGCCCGTCGCCGAGCCTTGA
- the uvrB gene encoding excinuclease ABC subunit UvrB yields the protein MRPDRFVLHTRFQPAGDQVQAIDRLVAGVEAGLAAQTLLGVTGSGKTFTMAKVIEATGRPTLVLCHNKTLAAQLYQEFKGFFPDNAVEYFVSYYDYYQPEAYVPTTDTYIEKETSINEEIDRLRLSATRSLFERRDVVIVASVSCIYGLGSPEAYFGMLQLFERGVVQPLDEVLRQLAKMQYERTNLDLAPGSFRLRGDTLEIYPPYDDSAVRVSLWGDEVEAIARIDPVTGRVVEELERLPVYPRTHYVTPREQLLAAIAGIRTELDERLAELRAKEKLLEAQRLAQRTLFDLEMLTELGYCQGIENYSRHLTGRAAGQPPPTLLDYFPRDFLCIIDESHVTVPQVGGMFHGDRSRKQTLVEYGFRLPSALDNRPLTFEEFEDRVHQVVFVSATPGPYELAQCAGEVVEQVIRPTGLLDPQVEVRPAANQVDDLLGEIQAVVARGGRVLVTTLTKRMAEDLTTYLGEVGTRVRYLHSEVETLERTAILADLRRGEFDVLVGINLLREGLDLPEVELVAVLDADQEGFLRSETSLIQTMGRAARNVAGRAILYADRSTGSIERALAETRRRRAKQAAYNEQHGIEPQSIIKDVASPLLAMANLDYYGPGGDRPRLGEREPGAPEDEASLSRLISELEGRMRAAAKALEFEEAARLRDRIRELRRQQIFK from the coding sequence GTGAGGCCGGACCGCTTCGTCCTGCACACCCGCTTCCAGCCTGCCGGCGACCAGGTCCAGGCCATCGACCGGCTGGTGGCGGGCGTCGAGGCCGGCCTCGCCGCGCAGACCCTGCTCGGGGTCACCGGGTCGGGCAAGACCTTCACCATGGCCAAGGTGATCGAGGCCACCGGCCGCCCGACCCTGGTGCTGTGCCACAACAAGACCCTGGCCGCGCAGCTCTACCAGGAGTTCAAGGGCTTCTTCCCAGACAACGCGGTGGAGTACTTCGTCTCCTACTACGACTACTACCAGCCCGAGGCCTACGTCCCGACCACCGACACCTACATCGAGAAGGAGACCTCGATCAACGAGGAGATCGACCGCCTGCGGCTGTCCGCCACCCGCTCGCTGTTCGAGCGCCGCGACGTCGTGATTGTGGCCTCGGTGAGCTGCATCTACGGCCTCGGCTCGCCCGAGGCCTACTTCGGGATGCTGCAGCTGTTCGAGCGCGGCGTGGTGCAGCCGCTCGACGAGGTGCTGCGCCAGCTCGCCAAGATGCAGTACGAGCGCACCAACCTCGACCTCGCGCCGGGCAGCTTCCGGCTGCGCGGCGACACCCTCGAGATCTACCCGCCCTACGACGACAGCGCGGTCCGGGTGTCGCTGTGGGGCGACGAGGTGGAGGCGATCGCGCGCATCGACCCGGTGACCGGCCGGGTGGTCGAGGAGCTCGAGCGGCTGCCGGTCTACCCGAGGACCCACTACGTGACGCCGCGCGAGCAGCTGCTCGCCGCCATCGCCGGCATCCGCACCGAGCTCGACGAGCGGCTGGCCGAGCTGCGCGCGAAGGAGAAGCTGCTCGAGGCGCAGCGGCTGGCGCAGCGCACGCTCTTCGACCTCGAGATGCTGACCGAGCTCGGCTACTGCCAGGGCATCGAGAACTACTCGCGCCACCTCACCGGGCGCGCGGCGGGTCAGCCGCCGCCGACGCTGCTCGACTACTTCCCGCGCGACTTCCTGTGCATCATCGACGAGTCCCACGTCACCGTGCCCCAGGTCGGCGGCATGTTCCACGGCGACCGCTCGCGCAAGCAGACCCTGGTCGAGTACGGCTTCCGGCTGCCGTCGGCCCTCGACAACCGGCCGCTGACCTTCGAGGAGTTCGAGGACCGGGTCCACCAGGTGGTCTTCGTGTCCGCGACCCCCGGGCCCTACGAGCTCGCGCAGTGCGCGGGCGAGGTCGTCGAGCAGGTGATCCGGCCGACCGGGCTGCTCGACCCCCAGGTCGAGGTGCGCCCGGCCGCCAACCAGGTCGACGACCTGCTCGGCGAGATCCAGGCGGTGGTCGCGCGCGGTGGGCGGGTGCTCGTCACCACCCTGACCAAGCGGATGGCCGAGGACCTGACGACCTACCTCGGCGAGGTCGGGACCCGGGTGCGCTACCTCCACTCCGAGGTCGAGACCCTGGAGCGCACGGCCATCCTCGCCGACCTGCGGCGCGGCGAGTTCGACGTGCTGGTCGGCATCAACCTGCTGCGCGAGGGGCTCGACCTGCCCGAGGTCGAGCTGGTGGCGGTGCTCGACGCCGACCAGGAGGGCTTCCTGCGCTCCGAGACCTCGCTCATCCAGACCATGGGCCGTGCCGCGCGCAACGTCGCGGGCCGCGCCATCCTCTACGCCGACCGCTCGACCGGGTCGATCGAGCGGGCGCTCGCCGAGACCCGGCGGCGGCGCGCCAAGCAGGCGGCCTACAACGAGCAGCACGGCATCGAGCCGCAGAGCATCATCAAGGACGTCGCCAGCCCCCTGCTGGCGATGGCGAACCTCGACTACTACGGCCCCGGCGGTGACCGGCCGCGGCTCGGCGAGCGCGAGCCGGGCGCGCCCGAGGACGAGGCATCGCTCAGCCGCCTGATCAGCGAGCTCGAGGGCAGGATGCGGGCGGCGGCCAAGGCGCTCGAGTTCGAGGAGGCGGCCCGGCTGCGTGACCGGATCCGCGAGCTGCGGCGCCAGCAGATCTTCAAGTAG
- a CDS encoding ATP-binding protein: MIPRDRALGEVASRLGKFPVVGIVGARQVGKTTLAREVAARGWDQVTVFDLEDPRDEARLADPTLAIQDLRGLVVIDEIQRRPELFPVLRVMSDRPLLPARFLILGSASPHLLRQSSESLAGRISYLELGGFSPDEVGFDHLRRLWIRGGFPRSFLAGSNKDSLEWRLEFIRTFLERDLPQLGISIPAAALRRLWTMLAHSHGQIANLSSFARSFGVADTTVRRYLDVLTSTFVVRQLQPWHENLRKRQVKSPKVYLTDSGILHALLNLVDLEAVEGHPQAGASWEGFAAEIVRERLGARRDECYFWATHAGAEIDLLVIRGKSRLGFEFKRTVAPTVTRSMRVALEDLGLERIDVIHAGDATFPLADRIRAVPLVRLLDDLKPLA, from the coding sequence GTGATTCCTCGAGACCGCGCTCTCGGTGAGGTCGCATCCCGCCTCGGCAAGTTCCCGGTCGTCGGCATCGTCGGCGCTCGCCAGGTTGGAAAGACCACTCTCGCCCGAGAAGTGGCCGCTCGCGGTTGGGACCAGGTGACCGTGTTCGATCTCGAGGACCCTCGGGATGAAGCCCGTCTTGCCGACCCCACCCTCGCGATCCAGGATCTTCGAGGTCTCGTTGTCATCGATGAGATTCAGCGGAGGCCAGAGCTTTTTCCGGTACTCCGAGTGATGTCAGATCGACCTCTGCTTCCGGCCCGTTTCCTGATCCTCGGAAGCGCCTCTCCGCACCTCCTGCGCCAGAGCTCGGAGTCGCTGGCTGGCAGGATCTCCTACCTCGAGCTGGGCGGGTTCAGCCCTGACGAGGTCGGGTTCGACCATCTGCGACGGCTCTGGATTCGCGGTGGGTTCCCGAGGTCGTTTCTCGCCGGGTCGAACAAAGACAGCCTCGAGTGGCGCCTCGAGTTCATCCGCACCTTTCTCGAGCGGGACCTTCCGCAGCTGGGAATCTCCATCCCGGCGGCCGCGCTCAGAAGGCTGTGGACCATGCTCGCCCATTCCCACGGCCAGATCGCGAATCTCTCCTCGTTCGCACGGAGCTTCGGCGTGGCCGACACGACGGTCCGGCGGTACCTCGACGTGCTGACGTCCACCTTCGTCGTTCGCCAGCTTCAGCCCTGGCATGAAAACCTCCGCAAGCGTCAGGTCAAGTCGCCCAAGGTCTATCTGACCGACAGCGGAATCCTGCATGCACTCCTGAATCTGGTGGATCTGGAAGCTGTGGAAGGCCACCCCCAGGCGGGCGCCTCGTGGGAAGGGTTCGCTGCCGAAATCGTTCGGGAGCGCCTCGGGGCGCGCCGCGACGAGTGCTATTTCTGGGCGACGCACGCCGGGGCGGAGATCGACCTGCTCGTGATTCGCGGGAAGTCAAGGCTGGGGTTCGAGTTCAAGCGGACCGTAGCGCCGACTGTGACGCGGTCCATGCGCGTCGCGCTTGAAGATCTCGGGCTCGAGAGAATCGATGTCATCCATGCCGGGGACGCCACGTTTCCACTGGCCGACCGCATCCGTGCGGTGCCCCTGGTGAGGCTGCTCGACGACCTGAAGCCTCTCGCGTGA